The following are encoded together in the Anaerostipes caccae L1-92 genome:
- a CDS encoding pyridoxamine 5'-phosphate oxidase family protein, with protein sequence MRRKDREITDFNEMLEIMKKCDVCRIALNDEEFPYIVPLNFGLDIQEDKVLLYFHSAMKGKKLDLITKDNRAAFEMDCDHNFILYEERMSCTMGYASITGHGIIEFVPKEDKYEALKILMRHYHAEDFKFNTDMIKVTTVLKMTVTDMVGKRRNNIH encoded by the coding sequence ATGAGAAGAAAAGACAGAGAAATTACAGATTTTAATGAAATGCTTGAGATCATGAAAAAATGTGATGTTTGCAGGATTGCATTGAATGATGAAGAATTTCCCTATATTGTTCCGCTGAACTTTGGACTAGATATACAAGAAGATAAAGTTTTACTCTATTTTCATTCCGCCATGAAAGGGAAAAAACTAGATTTGATTACAAAAGACAATCGTGCGGCATTTGAAATGGACTGTGACCACAACTTTATCCTCTATGAAGAGAGAATGAGCTGTACTATGGGGTATGCAAGTATTACCGGACATGGAATCATAGAATTTGTACCTAAAGAAGATAAATATGAAGCGCTGAAGATATTAATGAGACATTACCATGCAGAGGATTTTAAATTTAATACAGATATGATAAAAGTAACGACTGTTTTAAAAATGACAGTTACAGATATGGTCGGAAAGAGGCGAAATAATATCCATTAG
- a CDS encoding manganese efflux pump, producing the protein MFLGEWLVSILSISTANTFGCLIIIFLGIWMMMDYFFKKNVPDDLSEKEKKALATGRTKRHAMPIASLIALSMALTLNNLGLGFGAGITGLNPYLTSAFTFFFSLFFLTTGMAAGKRFLSDIFGNYAALISGLLILILGIYELFI; encoded by the coding sequence ATGTTCCTGGGGGAATGGCTGGTGAGCATCCTATCAATTTCCACAGCAAATACCTTTGGCTGCCTGATTATTATTTTTCTCGGTATCTGGATGATGATGGATTACTTTTTTAAAAAGAATGTACCGGATGATCTTTCTGAAAAAGAAAAAAAGGCCTTGGCTACTGGCCGCACCAAGCGGCACGCCATGCCGATTGCTTCTTTAATTGCTCTTTCAATGGCGCTGACCTTAAATAACCTTGGTCTTGGCTTTGGTGCCGGAATTACCGGATTAAATCCATATCTTACCTCAGCCTTCACATTTTTTTTCAGTTTATTCTTTCTCACAACAGGTATGGCCGCAGGAAAAAGATTTCTGTCTGATATTTTCGGAAACTATGCTGCTTTAATTTCCGGCCTTTTAATCTTGATTTTAGGTATTTATGAGTTATTTATTTAA
- a CDS encoding PTS sugar transporter subunit IIA: MVGILIATHGGFAEGLLSAVELIAGKQEKVETVGLYHGDGVDEFEGKITAAMDKLDDGDGVLVFVDILGGTPSNTVMRCFSKKDHMKAIAGMNMAMVVQAVMMREGMDLDSLCDECVEVGNQPPILLHDMYADMVKQQSEDTEEDEI, translated from the coding sequence ATGGTCGGTATTTTAATTGCTACTCATGGAGGATTTGCTGAGGGCCTGTTAAGCGCAGTGGAACTGATTGCCGGAAAGCAGGAAAAGGTCGAGACTGTCGGCTTATATCACGGAGACGGAGTCGATGAATTTGAAGGTAAGATTACAGCTGCAATGGACAAGCTGGATGATGGAGACGGTGTGCTGGTATTCGTAGACATCCTTGGAGGAACACCATCCAATACCGTTATGAGGTGCTTCTCGAAAAAGGATCATATGAAAGCCATTGCAGGTATGAATATGGCGATGGTAGTTCAGGCGGTCATGATGAGAGAAGGAATGGATCTGGATTCTTTATGTGACGAGTGTGTTGAGGTTGGCAATCAGCCGCCGATTCTGCTGCATGACATGTATGCGGACATGGTAAAACAGCAGAGTGAGGATACAGAAGAAGACGAAATTTAA
- a CDS encoding class II fructose-bisphosphate aldolase, which yields MLVTMKEILEDAKEKKYAVGAFNVPNLESIQAVISAAEELNVPVIIQHAEVHENLITMQEIGPIMLDYARRASVPVCVHLDHGASFDLCVQAIRLGFTSVMYDASAKSYEENFEETKEMVKIAHAAGVSVEAELGHIFTSAVGGGEGRGAVGAEDFASLEDCYTDPDTAKAFVEGTGVDALAISFGTTHGVYLTEPKLDLNRITEIKNKIDIPFVMHGGSGVSDEDFKTSIQNGITKINYYTYSAMAGGNKVREFINAAGDEKVFFHDIIAAGKSAMKENVKAAMKVFASSILD from the coding sequence ATGCTAGTAACAATGAAAGAAATTTTAGAAGATGCAAAAGAGAAAAAGTATGCTGTCGGCGCATTCAATGTTCCTAATCTGGAATCTATACAGGCAGTGATCTCTGCCGCTGAAGAACTCAATGTTCCTGTCATTATCCAGCATGCAGAGGTGCATGAAAACTTAATCACTATGCAGGAAATTGGGCCAATCATGCTGGACTATGCAAGACGCGCTTCTGTTCCTGTATGTGTTCATCTGGATCACGGTGCTTCCTTTGACTTATGCGTTCAGGCAATCCGCCTTGGATTTACATCTGTTATGTATGACGCTTCTGCAAAGAGTTATGAAGAAAACTTTGAAGAGACAAAAGAAATGGTCAAGATCGCACATGCCGCCGGCGTGTCCGTTGAAGCCGAATTAGGGCATATCTTTACTTCAGCCGTAGGAGGCGGAGAAGGACGCGGAGCTGTGGGAGCCGAAGACTTTGCGTCTTTGGAAGACTGCTATACAGATCCTGATACAGCAAAGGCATTCGTAGAGGGAACTGGTGTTGACGCACTTGCCATCTCTTTCGGTACCACTCACGGTGTTTACCTGACAGAGCCAAAACTTGACTTAAACCGTATCACAGAAATCAAAAATAAGATCGATATTCCATTCGTAATGCATGGAGGTTCCGGTGTTTCTGATGAAGACTTCAAGACTTCCATCCAGAACGGAATTACTAAGATCAACTACTATACATACAGCGCCATGGCTGGCGGAAACAAAGTTCGTGAATTCATCAACGCTGCCGGAGATGAGAAGGTATTCTTCCATGACATCATTGCTGCCGGCAAATCTGCCATGAAAGAGAACGTAAAGGCTGCTATGAAAGTTTTTGCAAGCAGTATCTTAGATTAA
- a CDS encoding ribulose-phosphate 3-epimerase, translated as MRQLILNPPCVSASVSCMDLLHLKEQIVETEQSGISFFHYDMVDGKFNKCFILGDTLLEMMRSEVTLPIEAHLAAYNPDAYIERFAKLGADYIAVHYEAMEHPLKTFDLIRKFGAQPVLAFKCDTAPPDDFLALAKEVPWILKLTVNPGFSGQTMQQNSLGHIKEMRHRLSEAGMSVSIQADGNVNPSTVNTLYQAGADIFTGGTSGLFKSGHTVKENKEILLSVLHSQTNQYYHW; from the coding sequence ATGAGACAGCTTATATTAAATCCACCCTGTGTTTCTGCTTCTGTATCCTGTATGGATTTACTTCATTTAAAGGAACAGATTGTGGAAACCGAACAGTCCGGCATATCATTTTTCCACTATGATATGGTAGACGGAAAGTTTAACAAATGCTTCATTTTAGGGGATACATTATTAGAAATGATGCGTTCGGAGGTAACCCTGCCCATCGAGGCGCACCTGGCCGCATACAATCCCGATGCTTATATTGAGCGCTTTGCGAAACTGGGTGCAGATTATATAGCCGTGCACTACGAAGCTATGGAGCATCCGCTGAAAACCTTTGATCTGATAAGGAAATTTGGTGCCCAGCCTGTATTAGCCTTTAAATGTGATACTGCTCCTCCGGACGATTTCCTTGCTTTGGCAAAAGAAGTTCCCTGGATCTTAAAGCTTACTGTCAATCCGGGCTTTTCCGGTCAAACCATGCAGCAAAACAGTCTCGGACATATTAAAGAGATGAGACACAGACTGTCAGAAGCCGGGATGTCTGTCTCCATCCAGGCTGATGGAAATGTCAATCCCTCAACGGTAAATACCCTTTACCAGGCCGGGGCCGACATATTTACCGGTGGTACTTCCGGTCTGTTTAAATCCGGGCATACAGTCAAGGAGAATAAAGAGATCCTGCTGTCCGTTCTTCACTCTCAAACCAATCAGTATTACCATTGGTAA
- a CDS encoding PTS sugar transporter subunit IIB, translating into MKIDGIVLVRIDDRLIHGQVMTSWLNYTSANKIMIIDDEVANDAFMKSVLKTCVPANVKLATFTVEKAAARLKKGFAGDKCIILVKYPKTLYRLMSEGIVFDHVNIGGMGVSGDRTKFFRNISASEEEKKMLKELVEAGSKIGVRIIAEDSETDISKML; encoded by the coding sequence ATGAAGATCGATGGTATTGTATTAGTGAGGATTGATGACAGACTGATTCATGGTCAGGTTATGACTTCCTGGCTGAATTACACCAGTGCAAACAAAATCATGATTATTGATGATGAAGTTGCAAATGACGCATTTATGAAGAGCGTGCTGAAAACATGCGTGCCGGCAAATGTAAAGCTGGCAACATTCACAGTGGAAAAGGCAGCAGCAAGATTAAAGAAAGGTTTTGCAGGAGACAAATGTATTATCCTTGTAAAATATCCAAAAACATTATATCGCCTGATGAGTGAGGGAATTGTTTTTGATCACGTCAATATCGGAGGCATGGGAGTAAGCGGTGACCGCACAAAGTTCTTCCGCAACATTTCCGCTTCAGAAGAAGAAAAGAAAATGCTGAAAGAATTAGTGGAGGCAGGATCTAAAATAGGTGTGAGGATCATTGCCGAAGACAGCGAAACCGACATTTCAAAGATGCTTTAG
- a CDS encoding PTS system mannose/fructose/sorbose family transporter subunit IID gives MAEETKRSLTKKEVVKAFWRWTFFSHANYNYERLEATGLVFAMKPVIKKLYGDRPDEYKACIQRHMQFFNTEPHIGGVIPGIVLAMEEERANGAPITDEAINGVKTGLMGPFAGIGDTLWQGTLTPILLAFGISLGSQGNLLGPVIYTLLMFGIMFPVAYICWMKGYSLGKEGIEKILGGNQLQMLITGASAMGAIVLGALSAQFVTVKCSAIIKLGALKMNVQETVFDQLFQGILPLAVTLFTLYLLKNKKMKATTVMLILVVIGVVLGAVGFLGA, from the coding sequence ATGGCTGAAGAAACAAAAAGAAGTTTAACAAAAAAAGAAGTCGTAAAAGCCTTCTGGAGATGGACCTTCTTCTCTCATGCAAACTACAACTATGAGCGCTTGGAGGCAACAGGTCTCGTATTTGCCATGAAGCCGGTGATTAAAAAGCTTTATGGAGACAGACCGGATGAATATAAAGCATGTATTCAAAGACATATGCAGTTCTTTAACACAGAGCCTCATATCGGAGGTGTTATTCCCGGTATTGTTCTGGCTATGGAAGAAGAGCGCGCAAACGGCGCACCGATCACTGATGAGGCGATCAACGGTGTAAAGACCGGTCTGATGGGACCTTTTGCAGGTATTGGTGATACATTATGGCAGGGTACACTGACACCGATCCTCTTAGCTTTCGGTATCAGCCTTGGATCTCAGGGAAATCTTCTGGGACCGGTTATCTACACATTGTTAATGTTCGGTATCATGTTCCCGGTAGCTTATATCTGCTGGATGAAGGGATACAGCTTAGGTAAAGAAGGTATTGAAAAGATTCTCGGCGGAAACCAGCTTCAGATGCTGATCACAGGTGCATCGGCCATGGGTGCTATCGTACTGGGTGCTCTGTCCGCACAGTTTGTAACTGTTAAGTGTTCTGCGATCATCAAGCTGGGCGCATTGAAGATGAATGTGCAGGAAACAGTATTTGATCAGTTATTCCAGGGAATCTTACCGCTGGCAGTGACGCTGTTCACCTTATATCTGCTGAAGAACAAGAAGATGAAAGCCACAACTGTTATGTTGATTCTGGTTGTCATCGGAGTTGTATTAGGTGCGGTCGGCTTCTTAGGTGCATAA
- a CDS encoding zinc-dependent alcohol dehydrogenase, translating into MGEMARTLVFTGEKQIEIQEYPIPEVSDDMVLVKTDACAICTWEQRVYTGVKKVDFPFIGGHEMVGKIVKMGKNVDQRQWSVGDFVAVGVTLPCKNCYQCKSGNEQNCEHFDHSKQLEGLPEKGMGGLSSHLLVHPSNLFHLHDITPEEATITEPLSCVLHSVETADIQFGDTVVVIGCGIMGLLHTILATKRGASVIVSDTNEERTKLGLELGANYAVNPAKEKLEERVKEITGGNMAQVVFDTTPISKVAEDAVKAVANNGRLVLYSSFYPDTPISISPDWLHKSGAKLMGTANSNTVDFTKATRLLSEGVVDVKPFVSEVYDLSDYQKAFESAIKGDKFRVVLKF; encoded by the coding sequence ATGGGAGAAATGGCAAGAACCCTTGTGTTTACAGGGGAAAAGCAAATTGAGATACAGGAATATCCGATTCCTGAAGTCAGTGATGATATGGTTCTGGTAAAAACAGATGCGTGTGCAATCTGCACATGGGAGCAGAGGGTTTATACCGGAGTAAAAAAAGTAGATTTTCCGTTTATCGGCGGACATGAAATGGTCGGGAAGATTGTCAAGATGGGCAAAAATGTGGACCAGAGACAGTGGAGTGTCGGTGATTTTGTGGCAGTCGGAGTAACGCTGCCATGCAAAAACTGCTATCAGTGTAAGAGCGGAAATGAGCAGAACTGTGAACATTTTGATCACAGCAAACAGTTAGAGGGACTTCCGGAGAAAGGTATGGGCGGATTGAGTTCTCATCTCTTAGTACATCCGTCAAATCTGTTTCATTTACATGATATCACACCGGAAGAAGCAACGATCACAGAACCATTATCCTGTGTGCTGCACAGTGTAGAAACTGCTGATATTCAATTTGGCGACACCGTTGTTGTGATCGGATGCGGAATCATGGGACTGCTGCACACGATCCTTGCAACAAAACGGGGAGCCTCTGTCATTGTCTCCGACACGAATGAAGAAAGAACAAAGCTGGGCTTAGAGCTGGGCGCAAACTATGCGGTAAATCCGGCGAAGGAAAAACTGGAAGAACGCGTAAAGGAAATCACAGGCGGAAACATGGCACAGGTTGTGTTTGATACGACACCGATCTCTAAAGTTGCTGAGGACGCAGTGAAAGCTGTCGCTAACAACGGACGTCTGGTACTTTACAGTTCATTCTATCCGGATACTCCGATCTCTATCAGCCCGGATTGGCTTCACAAGAGCGGTGCAAAGCTGATGGGTACTGCAAACTCCAACACCGTAGATTTTACAAAAGCGACGAGACTGCTCTCAGAGGGAGTTGTGGATGTAAAACCGTTTGTCAGTGAAGTATATGATTTGAGTGATTATCAGAAAGCATTTGAATCTGCCATTAAGGGTGATAAGTTCAGAGTAGTATTAAAATTCTAA
- a CDS encoding GntR family transcriptional regulator encodes MSEVKKKQLLYMQLRDSILADYKDKPYYSPLPGERELCDIYSVSRPTVRKALEILEDEGCIIRLTGKGAFFIGNKEFVDANNDMRFSDIAFYNQVSLRGDYTSSKVLLQKIEIADKEVAVMLRLPKNAKVFHLERLRYINGKLYSLANAYIPYELCLELTEYDFSDRSLHNTLCQYGHVPFKADKTIEISKASEYDAMHLDLKPGDPISISSTVTYDEQGNMLEYAVTRADAYKTLIQMQVYNQDHVKDKVMREKRQ; translated from the coding sequence ATGAGTGAAGTGAAAAAAAAGCAGCTGCTGTATATGCAGCTGAGAGATTCCATTTTGGCAGACTATAAGGACAAGCCATACTATTCTCCTTTGCCGGGGGAGCGTGAACTGTGCGATATTTATTCTGTCAGCCGGCCTACAGTCAGAAAGGCACTTGAAATCCTTGAGGATGAAGGATGTATCATAAGGCTGACAGGAAAAGGAGCGTTTTTTATCGGCAATAAGGAGTTTGTGGATGCGAATAATGATATGAGGTTCTCAGATATTGCTTTCTACAATCAGGTTAGTCTGAGGGGAGACTATACGAGCAGTAAGGTTCTGCTGCAGAAGATTGAGATTGCAGATAAAGAGGTTGCTGTGATGCTGAGACTTCCCAAAAATGCCAAGGTGTTTCATCTGGAGCGTCTGAGGTATATCAACGGCAAATTGTATTCTCTGGCCAATGCATATATTCCCTATGAGCTTTGCCTTGAGCTTACGGAGTATGATTTTTCAGACCGTTCTCTGCACAACACACTTTGTCAGTACGGTCATGTGCCGTTTAAAGCGGACAAAACCATAGAAATTTCTAAAGCATCCGAGTATGATGCCATGCATTTGGATCTGAAACCAGGGGACCCGATCTCGATTTCTTCCACAGTGACGTACGATGAGCAGGGGAATATGCTGGAATATGCGGTGACGAGGGCTGATGCATATAAGACTCTGATACAGATGCAGGTATATAATCAGGATCACGTAAAAGACAAGGTTATGAGAGAGAAGCGCCAGTAG
- the licT gene encoding BglG family transcription antiterminator LicT — MKITKVINNNVVSSTDEAGNEVILMGTGLGFKGKEGKVVDESKIQKIFHLEDAGVSQRFKELITDLPMELLNTCSNIIMYAKGILDTKLNENIYITLTDHINFALQRMEQDMMYPNPLSREVKTFYDLEYKIGEYALGIVEKDLGVRLPKDEAVSIALHVVSAEYDTKVRDTVQITTFIKNVIDKVKDYFQMELTETSLNYERFITHLKFLSRKVMSGGGMDEIEPELRKMISAMYPDEYQCSREIAEYIKKEYRREMSEGEIVYLTMHIERIKSSNQTKNISK; from the coding sequence ATGAAGATAACGAAGGTAATCAACAACAACGTAGTCAGTTCCACAGATGAAGCCGGTAATGAAGTCATTTTGATGGGAACCGGACTGGGATTTAAGGGAAAAGAAGGAAAGGTCGTTGACGAGAGCAAGATCCAGAAAATTTTTCATCTGGAAGATGCCGGAGTCAGTCAGAGGTTTAAGGAGCTGATCACAGATCTTCCGATGGAGCTTTTAAATACGTGCAGCAACATCATCATGTATGCGAAAGGAATTCTCGACACGAAACTCAATGAAAACATCTACATTACGCTGACAGACCATATCAACTTTGCGCTTCAGAGAATGGAGCAGGATATGATGTATCCGAATCCATTGAGCAGGGAAGTGAAAACGTTCTATGACCTGGAGTATAAGATCGGAGAGTATGCCCTGGGAATTGTGGAAAAAGACCTGGGAGTAAGACTTCCCAAGGATGAGGCAGTATCCATTGCACTCCATGTGGTCAGCGCGGAGTATGACACGAAGGTCCGGGATACGGTTCAGATTACCACCTTTATCAAAAATGTTATAGATAAAGTGAAAGATTATTTTCAGATGGAACTTACGGAAACTTCTCTGAACTATGAAAGATTTATCACACACCTCAAATTTTTGTCAAGAAAAGTTATGTCAGGAGGAGGGATGGACGAGATTGAACCAGAGCTCAGGAAGATGATCTCGGCGATGTATCCGGACGAATATCAGTGCAGCAGAGAGATTGCAGAGTATATTAAAAAGGAATACCGCAGAGAGATGTCGGAAGGTGAGATTGTATACTTGACAATGCATATTGAACGCATAAAAAGCAGCAATCAGACAAAGAACATCAGTAAATAG
- a CDS encoding PTS sugar transporter subunit IIA, with product MFESFKKAFKQEVRSADVLSPMKGTVIPMNEVKDPTFAGEILGPGVAIVPKEGRVVSPVDGKVGVMFETKHAVSISGPDGVEMIVHVGIDTVQLKGKYFTSHKNTGDPVKAGDLLLTFDMDAIKEAGYDVTVPVVICEKGNYTEIECFHGKETEAGEVIIRLREK from the coding sequence ATGTTTGAGTCTTTTAAGAAAGCGTTTAAGCAGGAAGTGAGGTCGGCAGATGTACTGTCACCGATGAAAGGGACCGTGATCCCGATGAATGAAGTAAAAGATCCCACGTTTGCAGGAGAAATTCTGGGACCGGGGGTAGCCATTGTGCCGAAAGAGGGAAGAGTCGTATCCCCGGTGGACGGAAAAGTGGGAGTGATGTTTGAAACCAAACACGCGGTGAGTATTTCCGGTCCGGACGGCGTGGAGATGATCGTCCATGTGGGGATTGATACTGTCCAATTAAAGGGAAAGTATTTTACGTCACACAAGAATACCGGAGATCCGGTGAAAGCCGGGGATCTGCTGCTGACCTTCGATATGGATGCCATTAAGGAGGCAGGATATGATGTGACAGTTCCGGTGGTAATCTGTGAAAAAGGGAATTACACGGAGATTGAATGTTTCCACGGGAAAGAGACAGAAGCCGGGGAAGTGATCATCCGGTTAAGAGAAAAGTAA
- the nagE gene encoding N-acetylglucosamine-specific PTS transporter subunit IIBC: MMKYFQKLGKALMLPVAVLPAAAILMGIGYLIDSNVMAANADKAPIAVAVFLVKAGGAIIDNLPILFAVGVALGMTKKKDGAAALSGLVAYLVVTTILKSDNIALLLNIPVEEVAPAFSKIQNAFVGILSGLIAAGCFNKFGEVQLPTALSFFSGKRCVPIITSALMLVVSGILYFAWPPLYNVLVKFGESIVGLGPVGAGIYAFFNRLLIPTGLHHALNSVFWFDVAGINDIGNFWAGTGTKGITGMYQAGFFPVMMFGLPAGALAMYHTAKDNKKKIAAGLLIAAAFASFFTGVTEPLEFSFMFLAPALYVVHALLTGIFVAVAAMLHATAGFSFSAGLVDFLLSSRLPMANKPWMLLILGVIAFVVYYVLFRFIIVKFNLKTPGREEDDDVEEEKNAVLADNDFTKVAQIILEGLGGKENLTSIDNCITRLRLEIKDQDQIDEKKIKSAGIAGIIRPGKNSIQIIVGTKVQFVADELIKLAEK; this comes from the coding sequence ATGATGAAATATTTTCAGAAACTAGGCAAAGCGCTGATGCTTCCGGTTGCGGTTCTTCCGGCAGCGGCAATCCTGATGGGTATCGGATACCTGATCGATTCCAATGTTATGGCGGCTAACGCAGACAAAGCACCAATCGCAGTGGCAGTTTTCCTTGTGAAGGCCGGAGGGGCCATCATCGATAACCTGCCGATCCTCTTTGCAGTAGGTGTCGCACTTGGAATGACAAAGAAAAAGGACGGGGCTGCAGCACTTTCCGGCCTCGTAGCGTACTTAGTTGTCACAACCATTCTGAAAAGTGACAACATCGCCCTTCTGCTGAATATCCCGGTAGAAGAAGTAGCACCTGCATTCTCAAAGATTCAAAATGCATTTGTAGGTATTCTGTCCGGTCTGATCGCAGCGGGATGCTTTAACAAATTCGGAGAAGTACAGCTGCCGACCGCATTATCTTTCTTCAGCGGAAAACGCTGTGTGCCGATCATAACTTCAGCCCTTATGTTAGTGGTATCTGGTATATTGTATTTTGCATGGCCTCCACTGTATAATGTATTAGTCAAATTTGGGGAAAGTATCGTGGGATTGGGACCTGTGGGAGCAGGAATCTATGCATTCTTTAACAGACTGCTTATCCCGACAGGATTACATCACGCATTAAACTCTGTATTCTGGTTTGACGTTGCAGGAATCAATGATATCGGTAACTTCTGGGCTGGAACCGGAACAAAAGGTATTACAGGTATGTATCAGGCAGGATTCTTCCCGGTTATGATGTTCGGTCTTCCGGCAGGAGCACTGGCTATGTACCATACGGCAAAAGATAATAAGAAAAAGATTGCAGCAGGTTTACTGATTGCGGCAGCCTTTGCTTCCTTCTTTACCGGTGTTACAGAGCCATTGGAATTCTCCTTCATGTTCCTGGCTCCGGCACTTTATGTTGTCCATGCACTGCTGACCGGTATCTTTGTGGCAGTGGCTGCAATGCTCCATGCAACCGCAGGGTTCAGTTTTAGTGCAGGTTTGGTTGACTTTTTGTTAAGCTCCAGACTCCCTATGGCAAATAAACCGTGGATGCTTTTGATTCTCGGAGTCATCGCTTTTGTAGTATATTACGTACTGTTCCGTTTTATCATCGTGAAGTTCAACTTAAAGACTCCGGGACGTGAGGAAGATGACGATGTAGAAGAAGAGAAAAATGCAGTGCTGGCTGATAATGACTTTACAAAAGTAGCACAGATTATTTTGGAAGGTCTTGGCGGAAAAGAAAATCTGACTTCCATCGACAACTGTATTACAAGGCTCCGTCTGGAAATCAAAGACCAGGATCAGATCGATGAGAAGAAGATCAAATCTGCCGGAATTGCAGGAATCATCCGTCCGGGCAAAAACAGTATCCAGATTATTGTGGGAACGAAAGTCCAGTTTGTCGCAGATGAATTGATAAAACTTGCTGAAAAGTAA
- the nagB gene encoding glucosamine-6-phosphate deaminase: MRVIKGKDYKDMSRKAANIISAEIITKPDCVLGLATGSSPIGIYENLVHWYEQDDLDFSQVTSVNLDEYKGLPKENDQSYDYFMHEYLFNKVNIKPENINIPNGMEEDSEKECARYNQVLEDLGGVDLQLLGIGHNGHIGFNEPGEAFEKETHCVDLTESTINANKRFFEKEEDVPRQAYTMGIKSIMKAKKILLIISGKEKAGIVKEAFFGPVTPKVPASILQLHNDVILVADADALSEVEDLL; the protein is encoded by the coding sequence ATGAGAGTTATTAAGGGAAAAGATTACAAGGACATGAGCAGAAAAGCAGCAAATATTATTTCTGCGGAAATTATCACGAAGCCAGATTGTGTTTTGGGACTGGCTACAGGTTCCTCTCCGATCGGGATTTATGAAAATTTGGTGCACTGGTATGAGCAGGATGATCTGGATTTCAGTCAGGTAACCTCAGTGAATCTGGATGAGTACAAAGGGCTTCCAAAAGAAAATGACCAGAGCTATGATTATTTCATGCATGAATACCTTTTTAATAAGGTAAATATCAAGCCTGAAAACATCAACATTCCGAATGGTATGGAAGAAGATTCTGAAAAAGAGTGTGCAAGATATAATCAGGTGCTTGAGGACTTGGGAGGAGTTGACCTTCAGCTTCTGGGTATCGGACACAACGGCCATATCGGCTTCAATGAGCCGGGAGAAGCATTTGAGAAAGAGACTCACTGTGTGGACCTTACTGAAAGTACAATCAATGCCAATAAAAGATTCTTTGAGAAAGAAGAAGATGTGCCGAGACAGGCGTATACTATGGGAATCAAATCCATCATGAAAGCAAAGAAAATTCTTCTCATTATCAGTGGAAAAGAAAAAGCAGGCATTGTGAAAGAAGCATTTTTCGGACCGGTTACCCCGAAAGTTCCTGCATCTATCTTACAGCTTCACAATGATGTGATTCTGGTAGCAGATGCGGATGCGCTGTCAGAGGTTGAGGATTTATTATGA